ttttctttctttttcctttttccttctttttcctttttccttcttcttcttcttcttcttcttcttcttcttcttcttctttttccttccccttttccccttccctttcctttttcctttcctcctcctcctcctcctcctccttttcTTCCCCCCTCCTCCCCTCCTTTTTTTCCCTCCTCCTTTCTTcccctttctttttcctttttcctttttctcctttttccccCTCCCCTCCTTCTTCcctccttctttccttttctcctttttccctttcctccttcttctttcttttcttcctttttcccctttttttcccctttttcccttcttttttccttctttttttttttcccttcttttcttcttcttctttttcctttttcctttttcctttttcctttttcctttttcctttttcctttcccccctttttcttctttttttttccttcttcttcttctttttcctttttcttccttccctttttttcccttcttctcctttccccctttttttccccttccccccccttctttttttttctttctttttttctccttctcccttccccccttttttctttttccttcttttttttctttttccttcttttccttcttttttccccccccttctccttcttttttcccctttccttTTTCCCTTCCCTTCCTTTTTTCCTCCTTCCCCTTTTTCCCCCTTCCCCCTTCCCCCTTCCcccttccccctttttttcttcttcttctttttccctccTCCCCCCCCCTTCCCTCTTCTCCCCCTTTCCCTCCTCctttttcctcctcctcctttttcttcttcttctcccccttcttctcctcctttttttcaTCTCCTCCCCCTTTCCCgcctcctttcttctttttcgtTCTTAATTTCTATATCAATCCCCTAATTGGTATTAGAAaaaagaggtttttttttttttttttatttttttttttttatggaagcTTTGTAGTTATTCAAGATTAATTGAAGTTCTTGGATTTGTTTACAATTTTCCTAGTTCTGAAATTTATTTCCTTAATGTGAGCTTTGAGTTTGTGTTCACTCAGATTGCGAATCCTCATTCCATATTTGGGCTTTACTTGATAAACAATAGTTGTAGACCTAGACCCATTGTTTGTCAAACGTAAAATTTGGTTGTTTCTTCCCGTTTTGTTCCATTCgtgattaaaattttatactaatttttttaacaaagtgtaattatatttgtcttcttttATAGGACGAAAAGGATAAATTTCAAGACTACACACTACTGGCTATCTGGTACAGCAATGCacaaatttttgaagaagattttTCGGGTCACTTATTTGGATTAGAATTTAGTGACGTTGGATAGCCTTGCTCTTTTGTGCGCTACGGGAGTTgggaaataaataattaaatattttgtagGACAACTTTTATTGACCTTtacatgtatataatatgttattttatagatttaaaaattgGTTATTTGAAATTCCAAAGTTAAAAAACcctcaaactttcatatttttcatttaccTCAATACACCGTCCCCAACCTCCAAGACAAAGCTGTGCCATATAACACAAAATAAATATGCAACAAACACAAAAGGGGGGAATTCAcgcaaaaaaaacaaataagataGAGCCACgtattttgcaaaaaaaaaaaagggttttaaaaaaaaaaaaaaaaaaataaaaaaaaaatagtctttcttcgcccccccccccccgccgaCCCCCCTCCCTTTTTAAACCCCCCACCCCTCCTCTTTTAAAACCCCCGCcccaaaattttctaaaaataaaatgagaaaaaccGTAAAAATCCGGATTTGATCTTAGCTGGACACCATGATTATTGAGGTTCTACAAAATCAAACCCAATGCTCAATCACCCATCCGCAAAATCTTCGAAAAAGAACACtagaaaaaaaggaatttaGAAATGTGATTTGATTAATTGTGAGTATAGAATAGATAGATGTCTCGAGAATTGTGAGGGTTTAAAAAGGTTTGGTTAATTGTGAGTAAAATGGGGGGATGTCTTTGAAAAAAAGTAAAGGGGTGTGtttggggaaaaaatttttttttttgtttatttgggcttttttgattttttttgggccCTTAATGGAGAAATCATGGACATTTTTTGGAGGGGAAGATGAAGGGGGAGAGAGAAAAAGATAATATTCTCATGCCTTTTCTTGACACTTGTCAACCGGGTTTCCCCACAAACGGGAAAAactttaaaagtttaaaaaaaaggggcaacACGGGGACACCAAGAAAGGGGGCAAGGCGGAAAGGTTAAGGTGCCCGATTTCTCGGGTTAAagggccccaaaaaaaaaatataatggttTGAGGGTTTTCTTTACTTTGGCCCTTTTAAATTTTGACTTTTGTGGGAATATAGGAAAGTTGCTAAATCATACTTAACCACCcatttttggcaaaaaaaaatattgttggggtttttttgttttttttttttgtttttttttaatcaaaaaaacaaaaattttttttttttaaaaaagttgtcATTTAGGCATTACGGatcccaaaaaataatttttgggaacaattttttttttttttttgcatttattttaaattttaagttttaCCAATTGTTTTGCAAGAACTTTTCCTCGGAGGGTTTTCGCAACCAttttaaaaaaccttttttttttttacgaaaaGTACTTTTTGGCAACGACATCCaacatttgggaaaaaaaatgttttggcaaaaaaccttttttcttgtagtgatatTCCTGCTATTATTATCTGTTTTTTTGAtccatttttgaaaaccattttttATACAACTTTACTAAAAAATCTTCCTATCTAAGCCCAAAGGATGTCTCAGAAAATGGCCAGTCATAAGTCTACTATAAGTTGACAAAGACCATTACCCGTGAAAACACAACTCCCCTCGGGAAAATCACTTTTTTCCCCCTGAAAATTTTTGGGGTATTCTCACGATATCTTGAGAGccgtaaaaaagaaaaaaaaaattttcacacaaaaattggtttttttttcaagaatttttacCTTGTTTTTCCGTGAACTGTTGGCGGGAATGAGGTGGGaaactcatgtttaaacaacaAATTTCCCATTGATTCATGGTGGGAAAAACCTTTTTTTCTAGTAGTGTCATCCCTCTTGTTGTTTTATCAAAAATTCAGcttttatgttttatgtttgcTGATAAACTTCAGAATAGTCAAATgaagggtaaaaagtaaaaatatgggCTAACTGGCTGCAAGAAATGGGGGAACTAGGGAAAGTGAAATTTGACAATGTTATCTTATATGGCATTTAGTTGTTTTTCGGAAGCTGAATTGATGAACTTACTTCATTTTATGCCTAATATAGTGGTGTCCGATATTTGTAttacaaagttttttttttaactttactTCAATAAAACCTTAGCTCGATAAaaccctttctttattttccaaGGGGGGAAAAAAACTAGATTTGCTCGAGTGATTGcaattttttgaagtttgacatatttcaaaaaaatgttttgttttcCCTATATCGGTTTTCCACTTGAATTGTATTTCCCGATGTTATTTTTAGATCGTTTGAAAGTACTGCGCATGAATTTTTCATGATAGAAGTTAGAGGAGCAACGAAATTTGGGGGCACTATAAGCAGCTAATGAATTTTTTTGCAGCAAAGTATTCTTAGATCAAGTTCTTTTTTACAGTTTAGCTTCTGAAACTTTGTTACAAATTTATTCTTAGATCAAATTCTTTTTAATAGTTAGCTGCTGAATTGGTTAAAACTCTGCTGACTGTGTTTGTTTTTTGCAGCAGAGTGAACTTTGGGATCAAACTTTTGCTAACATCTCCCAAAGCTATTGCATGTCCAAAGTTAGTTTTGCCTTAAATGCAATCTTACATTTCTTGAGATTTTTCTAGAGGCGGGGAaacatattaaatgaatttcttaatacaaatacaaggtttaaataaaaatttggggtttACCAAACCGAAAACAGCTTCTAGCTCGGCCTGTGCCCTTTTCTGCTCTATCCTCTGCCCTCCTATCCCTTCCATTTTCTCATAAACAATTTCCAGGTGTTTTCTTGGTCGTCTGATAGTATGTAGATTGATTAAACCCCCATCCAACACTGAATTAAAATTACGCCAGCTCGAGTCAGATATGGAATGGTCTTTCACTCGAAGTTGTCTCTCTAGCATTATGGCAGGGGCTTTATAGAAGACCTACCTTGCACAGTATATAGTTGTTTTGGGCCCTTTTACGAAAGACTCTACCCCCCCTCTATTAGACTAATGAATGCTTCTAAAACTAGATTCGTCGCACATTGTTGTCTCCGCTGTGATTAACCTCTTCCAGAGCTATCAGACAATTATCCTATCGCTTACTACTCGAAGCCTTCACAAATTCTTTGTCGGTTTCTATCACAATGGAGGTAGCTGTGAGGAGATAACTTGTGCCACTAAGTATTGCTTGcaaatttgggaaattaaaaataaaatataaatggaTAGAAGACCTACCTTGCTTAGTATATAGTGTGTTTGCCTTTACCGAAAGACTCTACGCCCCCTCTATTAGACTAATGAATGCTTCTAAAACTAGATTCGTCGCACATTGTTGTCTCCTGTGGGCTGTGATTAACCTCTTCCAGAGCTATCAGACAATTATCCTATCGCTTACTACTCGAAGCCTTCACAAATTCTTTGTCGGTTTCTATCACAATGGAGGTAGCTGCGAGGAGATAACTTGTGCCACTAAGTATTGCTTGcaaatttgggaaattaaaaataaaatataaatggatagaagtgcATTGTCAAGAAACCATAAAATGTATTAACATTAATGTAGATGCTGAATTCACAATCTTATCATTGATCTAGGGACCCTCTGCATCATCGAGAAAAATTGCAGCCTGAGAGCCCCCAAATTTCCCAAACCCCCCACTGCCCAAAAAGTAAGCTCGCCtcgttcttcttcttttcttttgcctCGTCTAAGGTGGGTGGAGGGTATCAACTGAAATAAAATGCTTTTAGAAGTTGAAAATATTCCGTTTAATAAACTTATCATAAGGCCTCTTCTCATATGCTACCTGGACTATAGATATAATTATCAAATCCTCTTCACTTGGGGCTTAATTGAGATGAAAGGGGAATTCATTAAAGAAATGACTGACCAAGCTTTGACAAGAAAAACTACGTGTGATGTTAaaactatgaaaatatggaaaatagCTTCTATTCCACTATCCGGGCAAATGTTGGTGTATCATTTAAGCTAACTACTCTCCATGTCACTCCATTTAAGCCCGTCTCATTCAgatattattaaaaaaacaaagacaTCCCAAGTGTATAATAGCTATTAGGCTCTTGCTCGAAACACAATTCTCAACAGGTTACAGACTCTGATTTTCCTAAACACAATAGTCTAACTTCCACCAGTGACCACAAGTTCCCCTAATATCCTAAAAGTTACTAAACCAAGTCATTTGACTGCTGTAGAACAAATACTTAACTAGATATTACCTGCAGATCTTAATTCTATAGTATTAGCATTGAAGAGATTAGATTGCTACAAAGCTGATTATTAAGCGTGATCTTTCACTAGCAACAATGATAGAATTGCTATAACATAAATTTAATCAAAGTACAACTTAGTGGAGAAACACAAGTGTTTCGGCTCAAATGCAACAGCATATATACTACTTTTACTGGAAATTATGGCCAGCAAATTACTAGATTTACAAGAAATATCCCCATCACACTGACTATGGATATGTAGTAGTGCGCGAAAGACTATTGCCAGTTAAACATTTGGAAAGATTAAGATGACCTGCAGAATCTTTCTTCTTGCCCTTCTTCTTAAAATGTTTAGAAGCCGCTTTTAGCACCTTAGCCCACCCCTGCATGCATTATAACATATTGTTAACTCACTAGATTTGCGAAATCACAAATTGGAAAAAGAAGATACTACGAGTTTGCTCTGCTTCATTATTAGTCCTATTGAATTTGCAAACCTATTGAGGATGAAATTCAGTTCATTTTTAACgaaattcaattcaattgattTATTATAATCAAAGAAAACTATCAGTATGCATATTGTCTATGTACATAGACGAATCTAAGAATTTAAGCCAGGGAAATATAATATAGCACTATACTCACCATTTCTTTGCAAGAAACCACCCGATCACCCTCactattaaaatataatttcaagGCAATCTAAAACCTAAAGCAATAAGGAgagtgaaataaaaaataaagtccGAACCATTTCTTTCAGACTATTTTTCATTCAGTAAATATTAGTTGATGGTATGTATATTTCATTATAGTTTTATGACTCAAAATATCCTTTCGTAACTAATCCCTTTGACTTCGTAACTATCAAATCTATTCATTAAGAAGAATCAATTTAACACGTTTCTTAAGTATTGGATTTGAATCAAACATCGGATCATTCTATACTGGGTGACAGCCTCTATTATGTTAATGTTGCTAGCAACCATCCCTAATTTTATtattggaaaaaataattaataaataaaacctTTATGAGCCCTTTTAGATGTCTTTTTATACCAACTTGAAACATTATATAACTAAACAAATATGTATATACCTCGACCTAAAATTGCTCACTATCCTCCATGTCCACATCGAAGCAGAAAATTGCAAGACAAAAAAGAAGCCACCCAAAGGTGCAAAATCAAATTACCTTTCTTGGAGTTGAAGTACAAGAGCCGACCTTAGAAGAAGATGGTACAGGAGAAAAATCAAACCCCTTTCTCTGTctcttcttcaaatttttgtATACTTTCATGTTATCAAACAGCACACTAGAAAACTTCCTCTTAATATTCCCGAACAAGGTTTCATCATCCTCGTACGACAACTTTCTTGAAAGACCGAAACTGAGCCTACGGTCGGAAGACAGCGGAGGAGGTACTAAAGGAGACCAAATAGAGCTCTGGGAATAGTCGAAATCGTAAGCAGAGTTGTCGGGGAATTTGCAGAGAAGATCTTTCGACATTGACGATTCTAAATACTCTATCACCATTACTAATGGACCACTGTTATTATAAGTTTCCATAGTTTCTGATATTGACAACGTTACGTTGTTGTGTTTGTTTACTGGACTAGTATTGGTTTTAGTTctgtaagataaagaagagacagaaagtagCCGTTGCAATAAAAGAAGACAAAAAGTAGAGTTAATGACTTTCACGTTTTACCATCATTTTGATTGTTCCAATTTTTATTACTCCTGTTACAATGTCTCGTGTTTGTTCTTTGTTTAGTTACCCCTTTCGGTCATTTTACTCCTCCgcaaaaaggttttaaaattttgatttatacaagtttaaaaataaatatacaaaaatgtttCCCAAAACCcttaaaattttggggaaaatttaataaatttaaattgtttaaataaaaaaaagggttctttttaaaataaaaaggaacgGGGGAATTTTTTAACAGAGGAGATCTTTTTTCCCCCATTTTGGATACTTTTCCTTTTGATTTTAAAAACcgtaaattttagttttttttcaccaaattaaatggaaaagttgaacatttattttatgtaatttccaaatatatgaattttaatcttaaaatattgagttattttgttttgtttttttatgcTCCCCAAAGATTTTGTTCACCTGAAAATTCAAAGTTTTTTACTAACTCACCTCTaattcaattttacccttttcaagtTACCCCCTTCCAGAAAAGCTatttaatgatcttgattatgtaaaaaaggggtttttttgaAGGAATAAGATAATTTCTTCGAAATCTAAAGCccctaattttgaaaaaaatgaaaagccaaaaaaaactatttatttAGAAACGGAGGAGTAATCAaactttaatttaaattttataatttctGGAAAGTATCACTTAAATTGTGATGAGGGAGTAGATATTTGATTTCAACATATGTacttacattattttttttaaataattttcatttttagtcaattaaaaaaTGATAGCTTTCTATTTTAGAATAATTCTTGATTTTCCATTTtacctttaaatttttttttaataaaagcaaTTGCATTTTGGTTAAATTTATTAATCAAAATGTCTCAGAaaaaatttgggcccaaaaAGTACCTACAATATGATtagcaaaaaaatgaaaaaaaaaagcaaaaataacattttttggtttttgctCCAACCGGATTGATTCCATTTCAAGTCACTTCAAAGCTCTCCCGGTGTAGGAATCGAAAAACAAATGAAGAATCcttaagttgaaacactttttttttctccttttttgctAAATTTACTTTATGACAATGCCTCGAATATTCATCGTGTCACACCAACCTAAGCTACT
This is a stretch of genomic DNA from Lycium ferocissimum isolate CSIRO_LF1 unplaced genomic scaffold, AGI_CSIRO_Lferr_CH_V1 ctg18098, whole genome shotgun sequence. It encodes these proteins:
- the LOC132042815 gene encoding uncharacterized protein LOC132042815, which translates into the protein METYNNSGPLVMVIEYLESSMSKDLLCKFPDNSAYDFDYSQSSIWSPLVPPPLSSDRRLSFGLSRKLSYEDDETLFGNIKRKFSSVLFDNMKVYKNLKKRQRKGFDFSPVPSSSKVGSCTSTPRKGWAKVLKAASKHFKKKGKKKDSAGHLNLSKCLTGNSLSRTTTYP